In a genomic window of Pontibacter liquoris:
- the leuB gene encoding 3-isopropylmalate dehydrogenase, with protein MGVLTKKIAVLPGDGIGPEVCQEAIRVLEAVCEKFGHQFTFDTQLMGACAIDATGEPLPAQSLQACLEADAILLGAIGDPKYDHDPTATVRPEQGLLKLRKSLGLFANIRPVTAYDVLLPYSPLKEARIAGADMLFFRELTGGIYFGEKGRQGNTAYDHCTYSRIEILRIARLAFEAAESRRKKLTLVDKANVLETSRLWREVVQEIAGDYPGVAVDYLYVDNAAMQLILNPKQFDVILTENMFGDILSDEASVIAGSLGLLPSASVGEKAALFEPIHGSYPQAKGRNIANPIATILSAAMMLEHFGLQTEADLVKKAVQQALDKKILTPDLTSPAEAYTTEQVGTFIAYFVQEGADDLPHKENIEVGMSTII; from the coding sequence ATGGGTGTATTAACGAAAAAGATTGCCGTGCTCCCCGGAGATGGCATTGGACCGGAAGTGTGCCAGGAAGCCATTCGTGTGCTGGAGGCTGTTTGTGAAAAATTTGGGCACCAGTTTACGTTCGATACGCAGCTGATGGGCGCCTGTGCTATAGATGCCACCGGCGAGCCGCTGCCCGCACAAAGTTTACAGGCCTGCCTCGAAGCAGATGCCATCTTGTTAGGTGCCATCGGAGACCCTAAGTATGATCACGATCCTACGGCTACAGTGCGGCCCGAGCAGGGTTTGCTGAAGCTCCGGAAATCGCTTGGATTGTTTGCCAACATCAGGCCGGTTACGGCATACGACGTGTTGCTTCCATATTCGCCTTTAAAAGAAGCGCGTATTGCCGGGGCCGACATGTTGTTCTTCCGGGAACTTACAGGAGGCATTTATTTTGGCGAAAAAGGCCGGCAAGGCAATACCGCCTACGACCACTGTACCTATAGCCGGATTGAAATTTTACGGATTGCCCGATTGGCCTTTGAGGCAGCCGAAAGCAGGCGCAAAAAACTAACGCTGGTTGACAAAGCCAATGTGCTGGAAACCTCGCGTTTATGGCGCGAAGTGGTACAGGAAATAGCAGGGGATTATCCTGGCGTAGCCGTGGACTACCTGTATGTCGATAATGCCGCCATGCAACTGATCCTCAATCCAAAGCAGTTCGATGTGATCCTGACTGAGAACATGTTCGGGGATATTCTCTCGGATGAAGCTTCCGTGATCGCCGGTTCGCTGGGGCTGTTGCCCTCTGCGTCTGTCGGGGAGAAGGCCGCGCTTTTTGAACCCATCCATGGCTCATACCCACAGGCCAAAGGGCGCAATATTGCAAACCCCATCGCCACTATTTTATCTGCCGCCATGATGCTGGAGCATTTTGGCTTGCAAACCGAAGCCGACCTGGTGAAGAAAGCCGTGCAACAGGCGCTGGATAAAAAGATACTCACACCTGACCTGACTTCGCCCGCCGAAGCTTACACAACGGAGCAGGTAGGGACCTTTATCGCTTATTTTGTACAGGAAGGAGCGGATGATCTGCCACACAAAGAGAACATAGAGGTAGGAATGAGCACAATTATTTAA
- the leuD gene encoding 3-isopropylmalate dehydratase small subunit: MEKFEVIRSTAVPLPIENVDTDQIIPARFLKATSREGFGENLFRDWRYDGQGNLKAEFVLNQAQQQGSILVAGKNFGCGSSREHAAWALYDAGFRVVVSSYFADIFCGNALNNGLLPLQVTDEVLGRLFRLLEKDPQATFIVDLPEQVLRVPAWEENIPFSIDAYKKECLLNGYDDIDFLVSQKAAIEAYENNRIWVY; this comes from the coding sequence ATGGAAAAATTTGAAGTAATCCGATCGACAGCTGTGCCGCTGCCGATTGAAAATGTCGATACAGATCAGATCATACCTGCCCGTTTCCTGAAAGCTACCTCGCGGGAGGGTTTCGGGGAAAATCTGTTCCGCGACTGGCGCTACGACGGCCAAGGCAACCTGAAAGCCGAGTTTGTGCTGAATCAGGCGCAACAACAGGGCAGCATTTTAGTGGCCGGCAAAAACTTTGGCTGCGGCTCCAGCAGAGAGCATGCCGCCTGGGCGCTTTATGATGCCGGGTTCAGGGTGGTAGTATCCAGCTACTTTGCGGATATCTTTTGCGGCAACGCCTTAAACAACGGCCTGCTTCCGCTACAGGTTACCGACGAGGTATTGGGTCGGTTGTTCCGGCTGTTGGAGAAAGATCCGCAGGCTACCTTTATAGTAGACCTGCCGGAGCAGGTGTTACGGGTACCGGCCTGGGAGGAAAACATTCCCTTCAGCATTGATGCCTATAAAAAAGAATGCCTTTTGAACGGGTATGATGATATTGATTTTTTAGTTAGTCAGAAAGCGGCCATTGAGGCCTATGAAAATAACAGGATATGGGTGTATTAA
- a CDS encoding VOC family protein, whose product MALINPHINFNGNAEEAFNFYRSVFGGEFAMILRFKDMASSEFSAAEKDADKIMHIALPIGKNILMANDIPERMGRVNENENRSKIAISAESREEADKLFNGLSAGGSIEMPIGDSPWGSYFGMFRDKFGIEWMVDYDPKYNGQV is encoded by the coding sequence ATGGCACTTATCAACCCGCACATTAACTTCAACGGAAATGCCGAAGAAGCTTTCAATTTTTACAGATCAGTATTTGGCGGAGAGTTCGCCATGATCTTACGCTTCAAAGATATGGCTAGCTCCGAATTTTCGGCAGCAGAAAAGGATGCAGATAAGATCATGCACATTGCTTTACCAATTGGTAAAAACATTTTAATGGCTAATGACATTCCGGAAAGAATGGGCCGGGTAAATGAAAACGAAAACAGGTCTAAGATAGCCATTAGTGCGGAAAGTCGGGAGGAGGCTGACAAACTATTCAACGGACTTTCAGCTGGCGGAAGTATAGAAATGCCTATTGGTGATAGTCCCTGGGGCTCCTATTTTGGCATGTTTCGGGATAAATTCGGTATTGAATGGATGGTGGATTATGACCCAAAGTATAACGGACAAGTATAA
- the leuC gene encoding 3-isopropylmalate dehydratase large subunit, with product MGKTLFDKVWDAHVVRSIAGGQDVFYIDKHLIHEVTSPQAFEELETRGLPLFRREQIVATADHNVPTKNQHLPIQDPLSRFQVDKLTENSAKHAIELYGLGHEHQGIVHVIGPELGITQPGMTIVCGDSHTSTHGAFGAIAFGIGTSQVAQVMATQCLLLSRPKRMRLTIEGELQPGVTAKDLILYVIAALGTGGATGYFVEYAGSAIRSLSMEGRMTVCNMSIEMGARGGMIAPDEVTFEYLKGRPFAPQNDRWEQALAYWQTLYSDQDATFDKEYRFKANAVPPMITYGTNPGMGIALNATIPLQAGEGEGTSFAKSLHYMGFEAGESLLGKQIDYVFIGSCTNSRIEDLRQVADVVKGRKKAPHLEAIIVPGSKQVEKQAKAEGLDKILADAGFELREPGCSACLAMNEDKIPVGAYCVSTSNRNFEGRQGPGSRTLLASPLVAAITAVEGKIVDVSHYLTHGKI from the coding sequence ATGGGAAAAACCTTATTCGACAAAGTATGGGATGCCCATGTGGTGCGCTCCATTGCCGGAGGGCAGGATGTCTTTTACATCGACAAACACCTGATTCATGAAGTGACCAGCCCCCAGGCATTTGAAGAACTCGAAACCCGCGGGCTGCCTTTGTTCCGGCGTGAACAGATCGTAGCGACTGCCGACCACAACGTGCCTACCAAAAACCAGCACCTGCCTATCCAAGATCCGCTATCGCGCTTCCAGGTTGACAAGCTGACGGAAAATAGTGCGAAACATGCCATTGAACTCTACGGCCTGGGGCACGAACACCAAGGCATTGTACACGTGATCGGGCCGGAACTGGGCATTACGCAGCCGGGCATGACGATCGTGTGCGGCGACAGCCATACGTCTACGCACGGTGCTTTTGGGGCAATCGCATTTGGCATTGGCACCAGCCAGGTAGCCCAGGTAATGGCCACGCAATGCCTGTTGCTCAGCCGCCCCAAACGCATGCGCCTGACCATTGAGGGCGAGCTGCAACCGGGTGTAACGGCCAAGGACCTGATCCTGTATGTGATCGCTGCCCTGGGTACCGGTGGTGCCACCGGGTATTTTGTGGAATATGCCGGCAGTGCCATCCGATCTTTAAGTATGGAAGGACGCATGACGGTTTGCAACATGAGCATCGAAATGGGCGCCCGCGGTGGTATGATAGCGCCGGACGAGGTGACTTTTGAATATTTGAAAGGCCGCCCGTTTGCCCCGCAGAATGACCGTTGGGAGCAGGCGCTTGCCTACTGGCAAACTTTGTACTCCGATCAGGATGCCACTTTCGACAAAGAGTACCGCTTTAAAGCCAATGCGGTTCCGCCTATGATCACGTATGGCACCAACCCGGGCATGGGCATCGCCCTGAATGCCACCATTCCGCTACAGGCAGGAGAGGGGGAAGGCACAAGCTTTGCCAAATCGTTGCACTACATGGGATTCGAGGCCGGCGAGTCGTTGCTCGGCAAACAGATCGATTATGTATTTATTGGCAGCTGCACCAATTCGCGCATTGAGGATTTGCGCCAGGTGGCCGATGTGGTAAAGGGTAGGAAAAAAGCGCCTCATCTGGAAGCCATTATTGTGCCCGGTTCCAAACAGGTAGAAAAGCAGGCAAAGGCCGAAGGACTCGACAAGATACTGGCGGATGCGGGTTTTGAGCTGCGGGAGCCTGGTTGCAGTGCCTGTCTGGCCATGAACGAAGATAAAATACCGGTAGGCGCATACTGCGTTTCTACCTCCAACCGCAACTTTGAAGGCCGCCAGGGACCGGGCTCCCGAACATTGCTGGCCAGCCCGCTGGTTGCTGCTATTACAGCCGTAGAAGGAAAGATTGTAGATGTAAGCCACTATCTCACGCATGGAAAAATTTGA
- a CDS encoding 2-isopropylmalate synthase produces MSTQKIQIFDTTLRDGEQVPGCKLNMQEKLVIARQLEQLGVDVIEAGFPVSSPGDFEAVKAIAAQTKEATVCGLSRAVANDILTAAEALKGAKRPRIHTGIGTSDLHVTYKLRITRDEVIARAVEAVKLAKRYVEDVEFYAEDAGRTDNVFLARVCEAAVAAGATVLNIPDTTGYCLPEEYGAKIKYLYENVKGIDKVCLSTHCHNDLGLATANSVAGVINGARQIECTINGVGERAGNTALEEVVMILRQHPYLNLTTGINSRMLTETSALVSHMMRMPVQPNKAIVGANAFSHSSGIHQDGMIKHRETYEIIDPREVGVDQSSIVLTARSGRAALAYRLQKLGYKFDKPTIDKAYTSFLHVADVKKEVVDEDLHVLVEQQNLVAAN; encoded by the coding sequence ATGTCAACTCAGAAAATACAAATATTTGATACGACGTTGCGGGACGGGGAACAGGTACCGGGCTGTAAACTGAACATGCAGGAGAAGTTGGTCATTGCCCGGCAACTGGAGCAACTGGGCGTGGACGTGATCGAGGCCGGTTTCCCGGTATCGAGTCCGGGTGATTTTGAAGCTGTAAAAGCCATTGCAGCCCAGACGAAAGAAGCCACTGTGTGCGGGCTTTCCCGGGCTGTTGCCAACGATATTCTGACAGCCGCAGAAGCACTGAAAGGAGCCAAACGGCCCCGTATTCATACAGGAATCGGCACCTCCGACCTGCATGTAACCTACAAGCTGCGCATTACGCGTGACGAGGTGATCGCCCGTGCTGTGGAGGCTGTGAAGCTCGCCAAACGCTACGTGGAGGATGTGGAGTTTTATGCCGAAGATGCTGGTCGTACCGATAACGTATTTCTGGCGCGCGTCTGCGAAGCGGCCGTTGCAGCAGGAGCGACCGTGCTCAACATCCCAGATACCACAGGCTATTGCCTGCCCGAGGAATACGGCGCCAAGATCAAATACCTCTATGAGAATGTGAAAGGCATTGATAAAGTATGCCTCTCCACGCATTGCCATAACGACCTGGGCTTGGCAACAGCCAACTCAGTGGCCGGTGTGATAAATGGTGCCCGCCAGATCGAGTGTACCATTAACGGGGTAGGGGAACGTGCCGGCAACACCGCTTTGGAAGAAGTTGTGATGATCTTACGCCAGCATCCCTACCTGAACCTGACGACCGGCATTAATAGCCGCATGCTGACCGAAACCTCGGCTTTGGTATCGCACATGATGCGCATGCCGGTGCAACCGAATAAAGCCATTGTTGGCGCCAATGCGTTCTCGCATTCCAGCGGTATTCACCAGGATGGCATGATCAAGCACCGCGAAACCTACGAGATCATTGATCCACGCGAGGTGGGCGTCGACCAGTCTTCTATCGTGCTCACCGCCCGTTCCGGCCGCGCAGCCCTGGCTTACCGCCTGCAGAAACTCGGGTATAAGTTCGATAAACCCACGATAGACAAAGCCTATACTTCTTTTCTGCATGTAGCGGACGTGAAGAAGGAAGTTGTGGATGAAGATCTGCATGTATTGGTGGAACAACAAAATTTAGTTGCAGCAAACTAG